A segment of the Deltaproteobacteria bacterium genome:
GATGATGTGCTTTATCACAAGTCCCAGCTAGCTCCGAACCGCGAGTGGAACAACGCGGAGCCCCTCGGCCCAGACATGGCGCGCAAAGCGAAACAGGTCGCTGTAGGAAAAAATGCCGATGGCCGCATGGAAATTTTTTACATCGGTCTCGACAACGTGCTCTACCACAACTGGCAGTTGGCCCCGAATGGCTACTGGGGCGGCGAGTACTTTCTCGGCCCCGAAACACCTACGCAAGCAAAGCAGCTTGCGGTGGGACGGAATGCCGATGGGCGACTTGAGGCGTTTTACGTTGGGATGGACGATGCGCTGTACCATAACTGGCAGCTAAAACCCAACGGTCTCTGGATTGGTGAGAACCTTTTCTAGCGCTTTCACTCGCCGCCGTTCACATCGATGACCGAACCGTTGACGTAGCTCGCCGCATCTGAAGCCAAGAACAAAGCGACGCCGGCGACTTCGTCCGCCGTGCCGGTGCGGCCCAAAGCGATGTTTTTCGCGGATTCGGCAAAAGACTGTTCTCGCCCGGTGCCGGCCGGGCGCGGTGTATCGATGATACCCGGCGCGATCGCGTTGACGCGCACTTCGGGTCCCCATTGGTTAGCCATGTGAAAGGTCAGGTTCATCACGGCGGCCTTGGCCGTGCCGTAGGCAGCCATGTCGGCGCGTTCTTTCTTAGTGCTGCGCCCCGAAATCGAGCCGATGTTGATGATGCTGCCTTTGCCCTGTGCCTTCATCGCCGGCACCACTGCCTTGGCACAGAGAAAAGCGCTCTTGGTATTGACCTCGTAGGCGGTCATGAAATCTTCCGGCGCGAGATCGAGCAGGGGCGCGCGATTGAACGCCGGCATGTGCGGGTTGCGGCTGTAGGAGCCGCCGGCGACGTTGGCCAACACGTCGATTCTGCCGAAGACCGCAAGTGTCTGCTCCACCATCGATTTCACTTGGGCGGCGTCGGCAACGTTGACGGAAACGCCTAAGCCTTTGACTCCCAACGTTTCGATTTCGCGCACCACCGGCGCGATCGATTCCGGCGGCAATGAAGCAATCACGATGTTGGCGCCGGCCTTGGCGAAAGCGACGGCGCAGGCGCGGCCAATGCCGCCGCTACCGCCGGTAATGATCGCTGTGCGGCCTGCTAGGGAAAAACGCGAAAGATCGAGCTGCGCCATGTTACTCCTCCATGTTTGCGACTGAGCCATCTCTATAATGCGACTGTGGTGCTGTGCAAGCCAGTGACAATAACCAGGGGTGGACAGGGGTGGTAAGCTCGGCTATTTCTAAGCGAAGCAAGGAGGAACTATGTCGACGGCAAAATTCGCGCATAACGTCATCGACGCCGACGCCCACGTGGTCGAAACTGAGCGTGTGTGGGATTACCTTGATGCGGCCGATCAAAAATATCGGCCGACTTTGGTGCCCGACCCAAAAAACCCGCGGCGCCAAGTTTGGCTGCTCGACGGCGAAAACCTCGGCAGCAAGTTCCCCTCGCCAGATGAAAAGGAATCCGCCGCCCATGTGAAAAGATTTGGCCGTGAAGTCGCCACGCCGGTGGAGGCGCGCGAGCTGACCGACGTATCGCAGCGACTAAAACACATGGACGAATTGGGCGTCGACGTGCAGATTCTTTTCAACTCGCTATGGATCACGCCGCTCACCAGCCGGCCCGACGCCGAAATTGCACTGAGCTGGGCATGGAACCGTTGGCTTGCCGATGTCTGGAAAGCAGGGGAGGGCCGCTTGCGTTGGACTTGCGTTGTTCCTGGCCTCTCGCCCAAGGAAGCCGTGTCGCAGATTCGCTTTGCCAAAGAACACGGCGCCGTCGGTGTCTGCATCCGCCCCTACGAGCGCAATCAGTTGTTGATGACCGATCCATTCTTTTATCCGATCTATGAAGAGGCGGAGCGCCTGGACATTCCGGTCACAGTGCATCTTGCCAACGGCAGTCCGGAGTTATTCCAGCTGCTCACCAACGAAGCCGGCGGTGGCTTCTCGACTTTCAGAATTCCGACGGTGACCTCGTGCTACGCTTTGATCGTCAGCGAGATTCCGCGGGTTTTCCCCAAGCTACGTTGGGGCTTCATTGAGGTCTCTAGCCAATGGGTGCCCTGGGT
Coding sequences within it:
- a CDS encoding SDR family oxidoreductase — translated: MAQSQTWRSNMAQLDLSRFSLAGRTAIITGGSGGIGRACAVAFAKAGANIVIASLPPESIAPVVREIETLGVKGLGVSVNVADAAQVKSMVEQTLAVFGRIDVLANVAGGSYSRNPHMPAFNRAPLLDLAPEDFMTAYEVNTKSAFLCAKAVVPAMKAQGKGSIINIGSISGRSTKKERADMAAYGTAKAAVMNLTFHMANQWGPEVRVNAIAPGIIDTPRPAGTGREQSFAESAKNIALGRTGTADEVAGVALFLASDAASYVNGSVIDVNGGE
- a CDS encoding amidohydrolase; translated protein: MSTAKFAHNVIDADAHVVETERVWDYLDAADQKYRPTLVPDPKNPRRQVWLLDGENLGSKFPSPDEKESAAHVKRFGREVATPVEARELTDVSQRLKHMDELGVDVQILFNSLWITPLTSRPDAEIALSWAWNRWLADVWKAGEGRLRWTCVVPGLSPKEAVSQIRFAKEHGAVGVCIRPYERNQLLMTDPFFYPIYEEAERLDIPVTVHLANGSPELFQLLTNEAGGGFSTFRIPTVTSCYALIVSEIPRVFPKLRWGFIEVSSQWVPWVVHEAVRRSLGGKHPVSSNCLKEFNIYVSTQTDDDFKYIMNYSSEDNLVIGTDYGHGDTSSELNAIARFKAMNGLSADVKRKVLYDNPRRLYGLN